From the genome of Glycine soja cultivar W05 chromosome 14, ASM419377v2, whole genome shotgun sequence:
ATCATCTGACTATTCATGTTATTTCCAAACAAACAGATACACTGCTActgtctcaatttttttttattgaaataaactaGTTTGATGCGTGttgtacaaaaaaataatttaatagtattttttttctttcttttatctgtTCTTTATATCTTGTTTTAACATTGCCTTTCAAATCGTAAGTTTTCACTCAAGTCTCGACACTTACAAAAACTATCTTTGGTAAGTTTTGTTAGTTTCTTTTGTCTTAAAATCAGTTTTTAAGACAGATGGATGCTATCGTCGACCATCTTTATAGGTGGTCTACAATCTTTATCTAAATTTCACAATTCCACCCAACATTATTTATAGTAAAATATACCTTTGCATTTTCTTCCTCAGACCCTTCCCCTCCAGCAACTCCTTCAACCACCGTTTGTTGTGGTCGGAGGCGTATTATGCACGTCTTTCGTTTCTTTTTTCCTCACAACCTCCATCCTTTCCTCCCTCCAGTTCAGATCGACAAGCGGCACAAAGAACTGATGAATCTTGATAATAACgacaatttaaatttgaagTCGTTTAGAAGAAATAGCTTGTTCTTTGATACACTGGCTTGTGGTTTGGTTTAAAAAAAGTGGTAATCACAACAGAGGTCGCTGCATTGCATGAAAcaacaaataataacaaatataccAAAATCCAATAGCGATTAAGAGATGAAAAATTATACATGAACACCCAATATGCCAATTGACACCTCGTGAGAAAGAGATAAAAGTGATAAAAGTATAGGTATTATGATTTGACATGAACATagatagagagaaagaaaatgtatttgttaggtgtttaaaaaatatggatGTTCATGTATCATTACTCTTAACACATATATGACATCCTAGGCTATGGAAACACGAATAGAGCATGAAAAGGCAAATTACATTGAATACAGCGAACTTACATTATGGTTTTGAATtggttttatcattttaaatctTGGCTCATGATCAAATCTTGATTTGCTTATGGCAGCGGCAAAGCTTTGGGGACCGTCGACGATGTTGAAAGGGATTTTGACAATGGAGGGGACAGGTAGGACGAGGTCGATACAACTGTTTTGAATCTCAGTGTACACAGTGGTCTTCATTGTTGGTGATGGAGATGAGGAAGTCACGGTCTTCGTTGGGAGAGAAAGGGTGGTAGGAGAACAGAGGGAATAATCTTTTGGCACCTTtctgtctttaaaaaaaaagttatcttgCATAATCtgattaacaaaattatatagaCAAAATAATCTTTTTGGCACCTTAAAATacagttttttatttgatttttctttcacTTCTTCAAATGAAATTGACATCACATTCTTGTTGACGCAACATATGTTAATTGCTAAGATTGAAATAGAATAATATTGGTGTCATAAGACACGAGAGTCAAGAATTACTTGCATAGGTTTGGACTATAACATTAGCATCGTCTCCATTGAGCAATAAGATCATAAAATCATGTTGGATAAAGACGTTGATAATTGTAATTGTTGCAGGTAATAATTAATACGGATTAATTCCAACTATTTTCTCAAGGACCGAAGAGTGACTCTTTACAAACATAATTTTAGTAAAGATCAATCACAGAGAAAATGTTTGGAACATTAGATTGTTTAAAAGAAAtagcaattaaaattaaagagaaacaatgaAACATACTGGTGACTAAATCCATGAAAACTTTGGTGCCATTTCCTTCTCTTCCAGCAATGGATTCATCTACTCACTTAGAAGAAACAAACAGCTGAGACGATTTTGAATGTCTACAATTCCATACTCAATATACTCACAAGCACGCTCACCAAGAACATCCTGAAACCTGTCAATAAATTTTCCATATGCTGGCAACAAGGTGCTGTCTAtggaatttataacttgttcCCTTAGTTGCTTATGATCAGAGAGAATCCATGTAGATTGAAAGAAGTATATCTTCTCAAACTGTAGGTTGAACAAATTGAGCTTATCTTTCATTGACTCTGCTACCACATTAGGTGGCGCCACTGACTCGTTTCCCTCTAGCTTCAAAATGTCCAGCATCTTATTCCATGAGCTTCTTTGATAGAGTTTACAGTTTTGTTCCACCTTTGTTGTGTTTTGTTGGAACCAATGATCATCTAATATGGTTCTTCCGTCCACAAGGGATCTCCATTTACATGCCTCTTGTCCAATGTACCAGAGATTATTCATCATAAAAACATAGCCCAATGCAGGGTCAGTGTAGTCGTCTCTGGACTTGGTTTCCAAAATGCTCTCTAACAACTCTATCATCCTGGCTAGCAGCTCAGAAAATGAAGATTTTCCCTCTCTTCCAGGAATAATCTTGTATTCTCGGACAGTTTCTCCGAAAGATTCACAAACATGATCGATGTAGTTCGTTGCTTGCTGGGTAATCAGATGAAGCCCTCCTCCACCGGCGACAGTTTCCTGAGCAGTATTAATGTAAATAAGATTTGCAAACGccttaaaaatttcaaatcttTCATGAACCTTCTTCACATCAGCTTCGAGCAAGATACCGTCCTTACAAAATCCGTGTAAGAGTGACTCCTGATTCAGCTCATGCAATGATTTCGACATTTCAGGAATGACACTGGACAAAAAATTTGGCAGCAAATAACTCTGATCAGTTGttgtcgttgttgttgttgttatgatGGTATCGGCAAAACTCACTAGACAAATCGTCAATTTCATGCAAACCTCCGTGAAAGAGACGTCCGCAGCTCTATGAAACCCCGAGAAGACAATATTGCTGAGTCTCCTTTCATTGGGAAACATTATCTTTACCGCTGCCTTGCAAGTTTTTATCCAATTCTCAAAGTCCTCTATCTTGAGCTCTTGCAATTTCAACCCAAGTGCAGACAGACACTGTTCTTGAAACTCTCTTCGCCATTTGCTGTACGCGTCACAGCATTCCCGCTCAAACCCGGCTTCCATCATTTGCTTCGCGGTGTCGCTAAGGCGCGTGACGATTCCTGATGGCAGTGCATCCACCACCATGTTGACGTCAGGATAAAGTTCTGGTGGCGGTGGCGACAGCTCTGGTTTGGATTCGGAGTCAAGCATGGCTTTAAGATATTTGTCCACATGACTTGAAACCATGGGGACAAGAATCTCGTTCTCCTTCTCAAGCACTTTTATACAATCCATGAACTGTGGGATAAGACCATCATCACTGTTGTCTTCCTGTGAAGATGAATTGCATTGAGTGACTAAGTCCAGACCCAGAAGAGGAACACCATCAGCATCCCCGTTTTCTGGTGGTGGGGTATTTAGAGTACTATCACCTTCAGCATCTACTAGTTCTGTATTTGAATTACTTTGAATCATTACTTGACTTAGGTCCTCGAGCAGAAGACACTCCTCTGGAGTTTCCATAGGGAGACAAGGgttgtgatgattttttttaggttaaaatatgtttgtgatGGCTAGGGATCAAAGAATTTATCTTAGTTTTTTCTTGAAGTTGTTGCGTAAAAATAGGATGTTTGTTAAGAAGGAGATATATTTGGGTGGAAGAGTTGCATCAGTATTTTTTAACAAACATCGAATTCTCatttttatctaaataaatttataatattttgaattttaaatagtATCCTAcaaatttgaaacaaataatttaaaaagataaactaaattattttttgaattaaaaatatcagaTATATTCTCAACATtgcttacaattttttaattcataaaattagataaatatagTAATTGAGGTAATTataacaagtatttttttttaatttgaaataaattaattattgtcaatacatgtatatgttttatttaagttcgttaagattattttaaaatagaaaaaaataaatatatgtaaaactATTGTCTTatattatgaaatatatttataattaataaatattgcatacatttaaatttccaggaaatatatttaactaattACTTTCAATAGTGTGTTTATATTTCATTAAACAACTGTTAAAtctacataaatataaatatattaaatgaaaagatataCAACAAgtgaaaatattgaataaaataattagaatGAGAATGTGCCAAATAActatacaattaaaaatttaagtaaattaatttataaaataattagaacTAGAATAATAATAtgccaaaataaatattataattcaaatataaatatacaataaaTGATAAGATATAACATTTTGAGACAAATTACAATATTGtaattaatcatataaaaatttaagtgaaaactaatgaaaaataaataaaatgagaataatgatggtaaaaaaaacacattccaAGGGCATCCTTGACTGGTTTATATAACAATTTCcaatagttatattttttgcAATGACAATCTATTAAACATGttgatatttatcttttaagatCAATATTATCTCACGATCAATTATATGTTATAGTGTCCAGAATGACCCATCATCATAACGTGTTGATGATTTTTATTCATGAtagtaaataacaaaataattcaacctctttgaatgtagtgtataaaaatgttttttaaacataaattaggttagttattaaaatcattactctaaattttatgtttcacaattcttaaataatatgtaataaacataaaatgactACTTTGATCAACAAGTTTTGGGATATgagtcaaataaataaacaatgttgACATGAATCAAATAAATCGACAATGAAAAAACATTTGTTGTTGAGTAATCAGTAACGTACACAAGCTTCCATCACTAAGTCCATTAAAAAAGTAtacaataaatgaataaatcacGAAGGTTAATTATTTGGAATTACtcttgattttatgttttataattcttaaataatatcaaacaaatgtaaataaaatagcaactccaatattttaaaatacaataataacaTGCTCATGCATCGCATGGATActagtatatatattaaaagttctATGACCATCCCTCCTCCTGACTTATTTAGAttcaaaaaatcatttgaaattgtATGAGATTCCAATTAGGATATTTGGAAACATGCATTGAAGTTATGAATGTTTTGTTTCACTACTGCAAGCCAGAAAGCGGTGACAAACGTGTGGATTATATCCCTGGAATTTCCCCAATGCGCCTCGTCGGTTTTCCTCTGAACGATGGAAGTTGCCACAGTACGCAAATATGCCTGAAAGGTTTCGCGTGGGTTTCAAAAGCACAGTATCTTCTATTCACTTCCATTTATGAGCTCGAACCTCATGCCATTGATGTCCTAAAAGCAGAGTTGTCATTGCCCATATACACTATTGGCCCTGCCATACCTTATTTTAGCCTTCAAAACAATCCCACTTTCAGCACCACAAATGGGACTAGTCATAGCTACATGGAGTGGCTACAGGTTCTGTTCTTTACATCTCACAAAGGAAGCCATTTCTCGGTTTCAAGGGCTCAAATGGATGAGATTGCATTTGCTTTGAGGGAAAGTGGCATTCGGTTCTTGTGGGTAGGCCGTAGTGAGGCTTCAAGGTTGAAAGGAATTTGTGGGAACAAAGGGTTAGTTGTGACATGGTGTGACCAACAATTGAGAGTGTTGTCTCATCCTTCTATTGGAGGATTTTGGTCTCATTGTGGATGGAATTCAACCAAAGAAGGTATGCTTGCTGGGGTTTCGTTTTTGACATTTCCAATAATTATGGACCAACCAATTGATAGTAAGATGATAGTAGAGGATTGGAAGGTTGGGTGGAGGGTGAAGGAAGATGTTAAAGTGAATAATACTACTTTGATGAAGAAAGATGAAATTGTTATGCTAGTGCAGAAATTTATGGATTTGGATTGTGAGCTTGCAAGGGAAATCAGGGAAAGATCCAAAACTCCTCGGCAGATGTGTCGTCGTGCAATTACAAATGGTGGGTCAGCTGTTACTGATTTGAATGCCTTTGTTGGGGATTTAATGCAGGCAACATTGATACCATGAACACCTTGTAGATCATGCactcattttgtttactttcaCATCATCGGACTATTCATGTTATTTCCAAATAAATGCACTACCAATGCctcatgtttctttttattgaaataaatcaGTTCGATGCATActgtacaaaaaatattatccaaCGCAGGAAAAGTGAAGTCCAACAAATTGCCACAATGGCTAACAGACTCGAGAAAAACCCAAGTGCCTCAATGCTTAAAGGACTATGTGTACCGTGTAGTTTGGgcttaattctttttattattaagatCAAATAATCAAAAGATCAATCACATAGAAAATGTTTGAAGgaaatagtaattaaaattaaagagaaaaaataaagcatCCTTTGCACTTg
Proteins encoded in this window:
- the LOC114384171 gene encoding exocyst complex component EXO70B1-like, whose amino-acid sequence is METPEECLLLEDLSQVMIQSNSNTELVDAEGDSTLNTPPPENGDADGVPLLGLDLVTQCNSSSQEDNSDDGLIPQFMDCIKVLEKENEILVPMVSSHVDKYLKAMLDSESKPELSPPPPELYPDVNMVVDALPSGIVTRLSDTAKQMMEAGFERECCDAYSKWRREFQEQCLSALGLKLQELKIEDFENWIKTCKAAVKIMFPNERRLSNIVFSGFHRAADVSFTEVCMKLTICLVSFADTIITTTTTTTTDQSYLLPNFLSSVIPEMSKSLHELNQESLLHGFCKDGILLEADVKKVHERFEIFKAFANLIYINTAQETVAGGGGLHLITQQATNYIDHVCESFGETVREYKIIPGREGKSSFSELLARMIELLESILETKSRDDYTDPALGYVFMMNNLWYIGQEACKWRSLVDGRTILDDHWFQQNTTKVEQNCKLYQRSSWNKMLDILKLEGNESVAPPNVVAESMKDKLNLFNLQFEKIYFFQSTWILSDHKQLREQVINSIDSTLLPAYGKFIDRFQDVLGERACEYIEYGIVDIQNRLSCLFLLSE
- the LOC114384172 gene encoding UDP-glycosyltransferase 87A1-like translates to MNVLFHYCKPESGDKRVDYIPGISPMRLVGFPLNDGSCHSTQICLKGFAWVSKAQYLLFTSIYELEPHAIDVLKAELSLPIYTIGPAIPYFSLQNNPTFSTTNGTSHSYMEWLQVLFFTSHKGSHFSVSRAQMDEIAFALRESGIRFLWVGRSEASRLKGICGNKGLVVTWCDQQLRVLSHPSIGGFWSHCGWNSTKEGMLAGVSFLTFPIIMDQPIDSKMIVEDWKVGWRVKEDVKVNNTTLMKKDEIVMLVQKFMDLDCELAREIRERSKTPRQMCRRAITNGGSAVTDLNAFVGDLMQATLIP